The Euphorbia lathyris chromosome 2, ddEupLath1.1, whole genome shotgun sequence genome includes a window with the following:
- the LOC136218983 gene encoding 21.7 kDa class VI heat shock protein isoform X4: protein MATCRLLEIQVEDHHPPNKWSVSLTEQVFKTFLALPHPILHKVFGDGSFFSPLLFGKFFDPSDAFPLWDFESDVLLSNLRSSSKTNLDWSETNDAYLLKSELPGIGMSTVGIGVNGEKGKIMEISGQWKQQQREREGDWRSGNWWENGYVRRIEVPQDGDWKKIEAHLINDVFLEVRIPKTTASSDSV, encoded by the exons ATGGCAACTTGCAGACTACTTGAAATTCAAGTAGAAGATCACCATCCACCCAATAAATGGAGTGTTTCTTTGACAGAACAAGTTTTCAAGACGTTTCTAGCACTCCCACATCCCATTCTCCATAAAGTTTTTGGCGACGGATCTTTCTTCAGTCCTTTGTTATTTGGGAAGTTTTTTGATCCTTCTGATGCTTTTCCCCTTTGGGACTTCGAATCTGATGTTTTGTTGTCCAATCTACGAAGCTCTTCCAAGACTAACCTTGATTGGTCTGAAACTAATGATGCTTATCTACTCAAATCAGAATTGCCAG GGATTGGAATGAGCACAGTGGGAATTGGAGTTAATGGTGAAAAGGGGAAGATAATGGAAATAAGTGGGCAGTGGAAGCAGCAGCAAAGAGAAAGGGAAGGAGATTGGAGAAGTGGGAATTGGTGGGAAAATGGGTATGTTAGAAGGATTGAGGTTCCTCAAGATGGTGATTGGAAGAAAATAGAAGCACATCTTATTAATGATGTTTTTCTAGAAGTAAGAATTCCTAAAACTACTGCATCATCTGATTCTGTGTAA
- the LOC136218983 gene encoding 21.7 kDa class VI heat shock protein isoform X2 — protein MATCRLLEIQVEDHHPPNKWSVSLTEQVFKTFLALPHPILHKVFGDGSFFSPLLFGKFFDPSDAFPLWDFESDVLLSNLRSSSKTNLDWSETNDAYLLKSELPGIGMSTVGIGVNGEKGKIMEISGQWKQQQREREGDWRSGNWWENGYVRRIEVPQDGDWKKIEAHLINDVFLEVQFGLVRHYSSNTIS, from the exons ATGGCAACTTGCAGACTACTTGAAATTCAAGTAGAAGATCACCATCCACCCAATAAATGGAGTGTTTCTTTGACAGAACAAGTTTTCAAGACGTTTCTAGCACTCCCACATCCCATTCTCCATAAAGTTTTTGGCGACGGATCTTTCTTCAGTCCTTTGTTATTTGGGAAGTTTTTTGATCCTTCTGATGCTTTTCCCCTTTGGGACTTCGAATCTGATGTTTTGTTGTCCAATCTACGAAGCTCTTCCAAGACTAACCTTGATTGGTCTGAAACTAATGATGCTTATCTACTCAAATCAGAATTGCCAG GGATTGGAATGAGCACAGTGGGAATTGGAGTTAATGGTGAAAAGGGGAAGATAATGGAAATAAGTGGGCAGTGGAAGCAGCAGCAAAGAGAAAGGGAAGGAGATTGGAGAAGTGGGAATTGGTGGGAAAATGGGTATGTTAGAAGGATTGAGGTTCCTCAAGATGGTGATTGGAAGAAAATAGAAGCACATCTTATTAATGATGTTTTTCTAGAA GTACAGTTTGGACTAGTTAGACACTATTCATCAAATACTATTAGTTGA
- the LOC136218983 gene encoding 21.7 kDa class VI heat shock protein isoform X1 — protein sequence MATCRLLEIQVEDHHPPNKWSVSLTEQVFKTFLALPHPILHKVFGDGSFFSPLLFGKFFDPSDAFPLWDFESDVLLSNLRSSSKTNLDWSETNDAYLLKSELPGIGMSTVGIGVNGEKGKIMEISGQWKQQQREREGDWRSGNWWENGYVRRIEVPQDGDWKKIEAHLINDVFLEVGPDRGFRNLKSNEVALDLLKVTLKFL from the exons ATGGCAACTTGCAGACTACTTGAAATTCAAGTAGAAGATCACCATCCACCCAATAAATGGAGTGTTTCTTTGACAGAACAAGTTTTCAAGACGTTTCTAGCACTCCCACATCCCATTCTCCATAAAGTTTTTGGCGACGGATCTTTCTTCAGTCCTTTGTTATTTGGGAAGTTTTTTGATCCTTCTGATGCTTTTCCCCTTTGGGACTTCGAATCTGATGTTTTGTTGTCCAATCTACGAAGCTCTTCCAAGACTAACCTTGATTGGTCTGAAACTAATGATGCTTATCTACTCAAATCAGAATTGCCAG GGATTGGAATGAGCACAGTGGGAATTGGAGTTAATGGTGAAAAGGGGAAGATAATGGAAATAAGTGGGCAGTGGAAGCAGCAGCAAAGAGAAAGGGAAGGAGATTGGAGAAGTGGGAATTGGTGGGAAAATGGGTATGTTAGAAGGATTGAGGTTCCTCAAGATGGTGATTGGAAGAAAATAGAAGCACATCTTATTAATGATGTTTTTCTAGAA GTGGGTCCAGATAGGGGTTTTAGGAATCTTAAAAGTAATGAGGTGGCACTTGACTTGCTTAAGGTGACACTTAAGTTTCTTTAG
- the LOC136218983 gene encoding 21.7 kDa class VI heat shock protein isoform X5 codes for MATCRLLEIQVEDHHPPNKWSVSLTEQVFKTFLALPHPILHKVFGDGSFFSPLLFGKFFDPSDAFPLWDFESDVLLSNLRSSSKTNLDWSETNDAYLLKSELPGIGMSTVGIGVNGEKGKIMEISGQWKQQQREREGDWRSGNWWENGYVRRIEVPQDGDWKKIEAHLINDVFLEVNCDELCVVL; via the exons ATGGCAACTTGCAGACTACTTGAAATTCAAGTAGAAGATCACCATCCACCCAATAAATGGAGTGTTTCTTTGACAGAACAAGTTTTCAAGACGTTTCTAGCACTCCCACATCCCATTCTCCATAAAGTTTTTGGCGACGGATCTTTCTTCAGTCCTTTGTTATTTGGGAAGTTTTTTGATCCTTCTGATGCTTTTCCCCTTTGGGACTTCGAATCTGATGTTTTGTTGTCCAATCTACGAAGCTCTTCCAAGACTAACCTTGATTGGTCTGAAACTAATGATGCTTATCTACTCAAATCAGAATTGCCAG GGATTGGAATGAGCACAGTGGGAATTGGAGTTAATGGTGAAAAGGGGAAGATAATGGAAATAAGTGGGCAGTGGAAGCAGCAGCAAAGAGAAAGGGAAGGAGATTGGAGAAGTGGGAATTGGTGGGAAAATGGGTATGTTAGAAGGATTGAGGTTCCTCAAGATGGTGATTGGAAGAAAATAGAAGCACATCTTATTAATGATGTTTTTCTAGAA
- the LOC136218983 gene encoding 21.7 kDa class VI heat shock protein isoform X3, producing the protein MATCRLLEIQVEDHHPPNKWSVSLTEQVFKTFLALPHPILHKVFGDGSFFSPLLFGKFFDPSDAFPLWDFESDVLLSNLRSSSKTNLDWSETNDAYLLKSELPGIGMSTVGIGVNGEKGKIMEISGQWKQQQREREGDWRSGNWWENGYVRRIEVPQDGDWKKIEAHLINDVFLEGHIRGNKVRNRESHC; encoded by the exons ATGGCAACTTGCAGACTACTTGAAATTCAAGTAGAAGATCACCATCCACCCAATAAATGGAGTGTTTCTTTGACAGAACAAGTTTTCAAGACGTTTCTAGCACTCCCACATCCCATTCTCCATAAAGTTTTTGGCGACGGATCTTTCTTCAGTCCTTTGTTATTTGGGAAGTTTTTTGATCCTTCTGATGCTTTTCCCCTTTGGGACTTCGAATCTGATGTTTTGTTGTCCAATCTACGAAGCTCTTCCAAGACTAACCTTGATTGGTCTGAAACTAATGATGCTTATCTACTCAAATCAGAATTGCCAG GGATTGGAATGAGCACAGTGGGAATTGGAGTTAATGGTGAAAAGGGGAAGATAATGGAAATAAGTGGGCAGTGGAAGCAGCAGCAAAGAGAAAGGGAAGGAGATTGGAGAAGTGGGAATTGGTGGGAAAATGGGTATGTTAGAAGGATTGAGGTTCCTCAAGATGGTGATTGGAAGAAAATAGAAGCACATCTTATTAATGATGTTTTTCTAGAA GGGCACATACGAGGCAATAAAGTCCGTAACAGAGAATCACATTGCTGA